A single genomic interval of Spinacia oleracea cultivar Varoflay chromosome 6, BTI_SOV_V1, whole genome shotgun sequence harbors:
- the LOC110784310 gene encoding leucoanthocyanidin dioxygenase-like: MTDTIAPSRVESLASSGIESIPKEYVRLNEELTSMGNVFEEEKKDDGYQIPTIDIKDIASKDQEVRDKGIQELKRAAMEWGVMHLVNHGISDELIHRVKVAGETFFELPVEEKEKYANDQASGNLQGFGSKLANSVSGRLEWEDYYFHLCFPEDKRDFSIWPKTPADYIADSTSRRRRRRTIQGRAGNRTLDHHIASAAKFLARFRKKFAPLPCARCKICAPLPCVRCKSCCDVTVTAADMG; the protein is encoded by the exons ATGACGGACACAATTGCTCCTTCAAGGGTTGAAAGCCTAGCAAGTAGTGGCATTGAATCCATCCCTAAGGAGTATGTTAGACTCAACGAAGAGCTAACTTCCATGGGAAACGTCTTCGAGGAGGAAAAGAAAGACGATGGATATCAAATTCCAACTATAGATATTAAAGACATAGCGTCTAAGGATCAAGAGGTTCGAGACAAGGGGATCCAAGAGCTCAAAAGGGCCGCCATGGAGTGGGGTGTGATGCACCTCGTTAACCATGGTATTTCCGATGAGCTTATTCACCGCGTTAAGGTGGCCGGAGAGACCTTCTTCGAGCTTCCGGTggaggagaaggagaagtaTGCTAATGATCAAGCATCAGGGAATTTACAAGGGTTTGGAAGTAAGCTTGCTAATAGTGTTAGTGGAAGACTTGAATGGGAGGACTACTACTTTCACCTTTGTTTCCCTGAGGACAAAAGAGACTTTTCCATTTGGCCTAAGACTCCTGCTGACTACAT AGCAGATTCTACGAGTCGGCGGCGTCGGCGACGAACAATTCAGGGTCGAGCGGGGAATAGAACACTTGATCATCACATTGCGTCG GCAGCAAAGTTTTTGGCGAGATTTCGAAAGAAG TTTGCGCCACTTCCATGTGCACGGTGCAAAATCTGTGCGCCACTACCATGTGTACGGTGCAAATCTTGTTGTGATGTTACTGTGACGGCGGCGGACATGGGCTGA